From Paenibacillus sp. PK3_47, the proteins below share one genomic window:
- a CDS encoding GNAT family N-acetyltransferase, whose translation MERKQALTPWCILLTAGSVSFAVCLHLPVGLIRVNRISSNTAVIHDFCVLPTLQGQGLGRSILAAAVELLLAEPDLHIRLGVVTDNKQALKLYRSAGFAVTGEFLYYTGPVSALT comes from the coding sequence ATGGAACGGAAGCAGGCATTAACGCCATGGTGCATCCTTCTTACCGCCGGCAGCGTGTCTTTTGCCGTCTGCTTGCACTTGCCGGTGGGACTGATCAGGGTGAACCGGATTTCTTCAAATACAGCGGTGATCCACGATTTCTGCGTCCTCCCCACTCTTCAGGGCCAAGGACTGGGCCGCAGCATTCTGGCTGCAGCAGTTGAATTGCTTCTGGCTGAACCAGATCTCCATATCCGCCTGGGTGTCGTTACAGACAACAAACAAGCCCTGAAACTTTATCGCTCTGCCGGCTTTGCGGTGACTGGGGAATTCCTGTATTATACAGGACCGGTCTCAGCATTAACTTAA
- the glpK gene encoding glycerol kinase GlpK, whose translation MILSLDQGTTSSRAILFDLEAGMLSQGQYNIKQSFPRPGWVEHDPEQIWESQLAAARDAIEASGASAAEISAIGITNQRETALIWEKSSGKPIYPAIVWQDRRTAEHCEEIKRQGLAGEIAEKTGLVVDAYFSATKLAWILDHVPGSRERAERGELLAGTVDSWLIWKLTGGAVHATDVTNASRTMLYNLHERKWDERMIEVLQIPRAMLPEVRMSGGEFGTAQAQWFGAEIPICSVLGDQQAALFGHTCLEAGSAKNTYGTGCFILMNTGTEAVTSNHGLLTTVAWGMGDELYYALEGSVFVAGAAVQWLEEGLGLIAGPAESENKAREVEDSEGVVVVPAFTGLGAPYWDMYARGAVFGLTRGTNVGHLVRATLESLAFQSRDVIGAMEKDAGMPLTGLRVDGGAVRNDLLMQFQADILGSEVTRTTYAETTALGAALLAGLTSGIWTRDELESFNKAEKVFTPQMEEEERERRYGAWQDAVSRTMGWEKHEGRS comes from the coding sequence ATGATTTTATCACTTGACCAGGGCACCACCAGTTCACGGGCGATCTTGTTCGATCTTGAAGCGGGTATGCTCTCCCAGGGTCAATATAACATTAAACAATCTTTTCCGCGGCCGGGCTGGGTGGAGCATGATCCGGAGCAAATCTGGGAGAGCCAGCTGGCTGCGGCCAGAGATGCCATTGAAGCAAGCGGAGCGTCAGCCGCAGAGATCAGCGCCATCGGTATTACCAATCAGCGGGAAACGGCACTGATCTGGGAGAAGTCCAGCGGCAAGCCGATCTATCCGGCGATTGTCTGGCAGGACCGCCGCACCGCCGAGCATTGTGAAGAAATCAAGCGGCAGGGGCTGGCCGGAGAAATTGCCGAGAAGACCGGGCTTGTGGTGGATGCCTATTTCTCGGCCACGAAGCTGGCCTGGATTCTGGATCATGTACCCGGTTCCAGGGAGCGTGCGGAGCGGGGCGAACTGCTGGCAGGCACGGTCGACAGCTGGCTCATCTGGAAGCTCACCGGCGGCGCTGTACATGCAACGGATGTGACCAATGCTTCCCGCACCATGCTCTATAATCTGCATGAGCGTAAATGGGACGAGCGGATGATCGAGGTCCTGCAAATTCCCCGGGCCATGCTCCCTGAGGTCAGGATGTCCGGCGGAGAATTCGGAACGGCCCAGGCCCAGTGGTTCGGCGCGGAAATTCCGATCTGCTCGGTACTGGGCGATCAGCAGGCCGCCCTGTTCGGCCATACCTGCCTCGAGGCCGGCAGTGCCAAGAACACCTACGGAACAGGCTGCTTTATCCTGATGAATACAGGGACCGAAGCTGTCACCTCCAATCACGGTCTCCTGACAACTGTAGCCTGGGGTATGGGAGATGAGCTGTATTATGCGCTCGAAGGCAGCGTGTTTGTGGCCGGTGCAGCAGTACAGTGGCTGGAAGAGGGGCTGGGTCTGATTGCCGGACCGGCAGAATCGGAGAATAAAGCGCGTGAAGTGGAGGACAGCGAAGGTGTGGTTGTCGTGCCTGCTTTTACCGGGCTGGGCGCCCCTTACTGGGATATGTACGCACGCGGTGCCGTATTCGGATTGACCCGGGGAACGAATGTCGGACATTTGGTGCGGGCCACGCTGGAATCCCTTGCTTTTCAGTCAAGGGATGTCATTGGAGCTATGGAAAAGGATGCCGGCATGCCGCTGACCGGACTCCGTGTAGACGGAGGCGCGGTGCGCAACGATCTGCTGATGCAGTTCCAGGCGGATATTCTCGGCAGTGAGGTAACCCGTACGACCTATGCAGAAACGACGGCGCTCGGTGCGGCTCTCCTGGCCGGACTAACCTCGGGAATCTGGACCAGGGACGAACTGGAGAGCTTCAACAAGGCCGAGAAGGTATTCACGCCGCAGATGGAAGAGGAGGAACGTGAACGCCGCTACGGGGCCTGGCAGGATGCGGTATCACGGACGATGGGCTGGGAAAAGCACGAAGGGCGCAGTTAA
- a CDS encoding ATP-binding protein — protein sequence MSFWRSLVGKLWITIICLVAVVLITLGIFLLPYIDSNFANSGAIKRLFTYVCMIGFSLTTFFALFLFTKITQPMQQVIEAANNIRRGEYGTRLTLVTSDEIGQLATSFNHMAEELEANIRSLNHEKAHLSSVLRSMSDAVITFGIDGQIILTNPHGQNLLEAWGALSLEEGDSELYPEVAAPIAVPPPLRPLFFSTLNQGGDQRSNVHVRKGVWSVHMAPLYSEDNIRGVVAVLRDVTEEVRLEKMRTDFVANVSHEIRTPLSMMQGYSEALLDGMASSPEESSELVQVIHDESLRMGRLVKDLLDLARMEAGHTDMAKAKVDMDELLERIYRKFSVRAKEREILLELHKSGEPLLLKEADEDKLEQVLTNLLDNAFRHTPAGKTISIHTGSTILEGRRYLEIIVRDEGVGIPPEDLPYIFERFYKADKARVRGESGGTGLGLAIVQNIVNAHHGQIFADSKLGEGTSFTLRLPVEKQ from the coding sequence GTGAGCTTCTGGAGAAGCCTTGTCGGCAAGCTGTGGATCACAATCATCTGTCTGGTTGCCGTCGTGCTTATTACGCTGGGGATTTTCCTGCTGCCCTATATCGACAGCAACTTCGCCAATTCCGGGGCAATCAAACGCTTGTTTACGTATGTCTGTATGATCGGATTCTCCTTGACGACCTTTTTTGCCCTGTTTCTGTTTACGAAGATCACCCAGCCGATGCAGCAGGTCATTGAAGCAGCGAACAATATCCGCCGCGGTGAATACGGGACCAGGCTGACCCTTGTAACAAGTGACGAAATCGGCCAGCTGGCTACTTCGTTCAATCATATGGCTGAAGAGCTGGAAGCTAATATCCGCAGCCTGAATCACGAGAAGGCCCATCTGTCGAGCGTGCTGCGCAGCATGAGCGATGCGGTTATTACCTTTGGAATTGATGGCCAGATTATATTGACCAATCCCCACGGACAGAACCTTCTCGAAGCCTGGGGCGCCCTTAGCCTGGAGGAAGGCGACTCCGAGCTGTATCCGGAGGTTGCTGCACCAATTGCCGTGCCGCCGCCTTTGCGTCCGTTATTTTTCAGCACGCTGAACCAGGGAGGCGATCAGCGCTCCAATGTGCATGTCCGCAAGGGCGTATGGTCAGTCCACATGGCTCCGCTGTATTCAGAGGATAACATCCGCGGGGTAGTAGCGGTACTCCGCGATGTGACAGAAGAAGTGCGGCTGGAGAAAATGCGTACGGATTTTGTAGCCAACGTCTCCCATGAGATCCGTACACCGCTGTCCATGATGCAGGGCTACAGTGAGGCACTGCTTGACGGCATGGCCTCTTCTCCGGAAGAGAGCAGCGAGCTTGTGCAGGTCATTCATGATGAATCCCTGCGAATGGGCAGGCTGGTCAAGGATCTGCTTGATCTGGCCCGGATGGAGGCAGGTCATACAGATATGGCCAAAGCCAAGGTGGATATGGATGAGCTTCTGGAACGCATCTACCGTAAATTCTCCGTCAGGGCCAAGGAGCGGGAGATTCTGCTGGAGCTTCATAAATCCGGCGAACCGCTGCTGCTGAAGGAAGCGGATGAAGATAAGCTGGAGCAGGTTCTGACAAATCTGCTGGACAATGCCTTCCGTCATACGCCCGCCGGTAAGACCATCTCCATTCATACTGGCTCCACTATTCTGGAGGGGCGCCGTTACCTCGAAATTATAGTCCGTGACGAAGGCGTTGGCATTCCGCCTGAGGATCTTCCCTATATTTTCGAACGGTTCTATAAGGCAGACAAGGCGCGCGTAAGGGGAGAATCGGGAGGAACCGGGCTTGGCCTTGCGATTGTCCAGAATATCGTGAATGCCCATCACGGGCAAATTTTTGCGGACAGCAAGCTTGGCGAAGGAACGTCCTTTACGCTACGGCTTCCTGTCGAAAAACAGTAA
- a CDS encoding response regulator transcription factor, translating into MAEHLNRILVVDDEERIRRLLKMYLEKEGYEIDEAEDGEIALRKATANDYGLILLDVMLPGIDGMEVLTRLRGVKSTPVLMLTAKGEEINRVQGFEMGADDYVVKPFSPREVIYRVKAIMRRSSATAFLSKESNSSNNIVFPHLIIEHDAHRVTAGGQEVSLTPKEYELLHYLAISPDKVFSREELLKDVWNYEFFGDLRTVDTHVKRLREKLNKVSPESAAMITTVWGVGYKLEVPK; encoded by the coding sequence ATGGCAGAGCATTTGAATAGAATTCTGGTGGTGGATGACGAGGAGCGCATCCGCCGCCTGCTGAAGATGTATCTTGAAAAAGAAGGCTATGAAATCGATGAAGCGGAAGACGGTGAGATTGCTCTGCGCAAAGCAACGGCCAATGACTACGGCCTGATCCTTCTGGATGTAATGCTGCCGGGCATTGACGGAATGGAAGTGCTGACAAGACTCAGAGGGGTCAAATCCACTCCGGTCTTGATGCTGACAGCCAAGGGAGAAGAGATTAACCGGGTTCAGGGCTTTGAAATGGGGGCGGATGATTACGTTGTGAAGCCGTTCAGCCCGCGTGAGGTCATTTACCGGGTGAAGGCGATTATGCGCCGTTCATCAGCGACAGCCTTCTTGTCCAAAGAGAGCAATTCCAGCAATAATATCGTCTTTCCTCATCTGATTATTGAGCATGACGCGCACCGGGTAACCGCCGGCGGCCAGGAGGTCAGCCTGACTCCGAAGGAATATGAGCTGCTGCACTATTTGGCCATCTCGCCGGACAAGGTCTTCTCGCGTGAAGAACTGCTTAAAGATGTCTGGAACTACGAGTTTTTCGGAGATTTGCGGACCGTCGATACACATGTAAAACGTCTCCGCGAGAAATTGAATAAAGTATCACCGGAATCGGCAGCAATGATTACCACAGTGTGGGGTGTAGGCTACAAGCTTGAGGTACCTAAATAG
- the ccsA gene encoding cytochrome c biogenesis protein CcsA — protein sequence MSLLDFSSDVFIAAFFLYSGAFMLFTIAVMGRKWSGRKPEEHTARWGRIAFIASSLGLLSHLAYFITRWIGAGHIPVSNMYEFMTFLSMMVMVAFTVIFAIYRKIILGVFAVPVSIIIMAYAAVFPQEVQPLIPSLKSIYLNIHVTLAALGESFFAVAFAAGLMYLLRTINFASRERSDIKQQRLVEFTLFSIIVIIGFLGSVFAFRGAGYESVFVRHNVTIDSPGQGDSTIEKVSYKMPPIVAPYDSEIDHFQSFLGMEAPLFEAPSWMNGVNAGRKFNTVIWSLISGMILYGIIRLILRKPLGRALHPLLDGIDENDLDEITYRAVAIGFPIFTLGALIFAMIWAEVAWGRFWGWDPKEVWALVTWLFYSAYLHLRLARGWQGRKSAWLAVLGFLVVMFTLVGVNLVIAGLHSYAGTD from the coding sequence ATGAGCTTGCTTGATTTCAGTAGTGATGTCTTTATTGCCGCATTTTTTTTATACAGCGGAGCGTTTATGTTGTTCACGATCGCGGTTATGGGCCGGAAATGGTCCGGCAGGAAGCCTGAAGAGCATACGGCACGCTGGGGCAGAATCGCATTTATCGCCTCTTCTCTGGGCCTTTTGAGCCATTTGGCTTACTTCATCACCCGCTGGATCGGCGCAGGTCATATTCCGGTAAGCAACATGTATGAATTCATGACTTTTTTATCAATGATGGTTATGGTTGCGTTTACCGTGATCTTTGCGATTTACCGTAAAATCATTCTCGGTGTATTCGCGGTACCTGTCTCCATTATTATTATGGCTTACGCGGCAGTATTTCCCCAGGAGGTACAGCCGCTGATTCCTTCGCTGAAATCGATCTACCTCAACATCCATGTTACTCTGGCTGCACTCGGTGAATCCTTTTTCGCTGTAGCCTTTGCCGCTGGACTGATGTATCTGCTGCGCACAATCAATTTCGCCAGCAGGGAACGCAGTGACATCAAGCAGCAACGGCTGGTAGAGTTTACTCTCTTTTCTATCATTGTTATAATTGGATTTCTTGGATCGGTGTTTGCTTTCCGCGGCGCCGGATATGAATCCGTCTTTGTCCGCCACAACGTTACGATTGACAGCCCCGGGCAGGGAGATAGTACAATAGAGAAAGTGAGTTACAAAATGCCGCCTATTGTGGCACCATACGACAGCGAAATTGATCATTTCCAGTCGTTTCTTGGAATGGAGGCTCCGCTTTTTGAAGCACCTTCCTGGATGAACGGTGTGAATGCCGGCAGAAAGTTCAATACTGTGATCTGGTCGCTGATTTCGGGTATGATACTGTATGGCATTATTCGTCTGATTCTCCGCAAGCCGCTGGGCCGGGCTCTTCACCCGCTGCTAGACGGCATTGACGAAAATGATCTGGATGAGATCACATACAGGGCGGTTGCAATAGGTTTTCCGATTTTTACGTTAGGTGCTTTGATTTTTGCAATGATCTGGGCAGAGGTGGCCTGGGGCAGGTTCTGGGGATGGGACCCCAAGGAAGTATGGGCTCTTGTTACCTGGCTGTTCTACAGCGCTTATCTCCATTTACGTCTGGCCCGCGGATGGCAGGGGCGCAAATCCGCTTGGCTGGCCGTACTCGGCTTTCTCGTCGTAATGTTTACCCTGGTGGGTGTTAATCTTGTTATTGCCGGGCTTCATTCTTATGCGGGAACGGACTGA
- a CDS encoding cytochrome c biogenesis protein ResB, with the protein MKSREPLISNTKCECGHQNPVGTVLCEACGKPLDEKDRASDANLEMRYDGVARRSQRVNPGIIDRVWNFFSSVKIAIYLIVLTLLGSMLGTIFPQESTFLNIDASTYYKQTYGTAGDIYYKLGLSHTYESWWFVTLLVMIGASLVICSLDRVLPLYKALTRQKIRKHRQFLTRQKVVLVKEVNDEPEAWVNSLIGPLKQKGYRVRTDGGSLLAEKHRFSRWGPYVIHIGLIIFLLAVLARGLPGLSMDQHLAFPQGEIVKIPDTTFYLKNEKFTVEFYSESEMPEEFRGRKILPKLYETRAVLYECTADCSDPSKEPKLNEVAAHNIQVNSPLNYKGLKAYQFDYDLTPVLRSVQPELVNTASGESFGKFKLDMKNPLRSFEAGPYTLQLREKYMDFGLNEEGQPISKSPYPNAPAFLFIIKGPELPEEGQQYFYFPKQIDKEQFQQQAINDKLGGEARFLELEVQDMSDVDFAESTTYLNVRVDRAMPFVWIGAAIVMLGLILGFYWQHRRIWLSLENGELVLGGHTNKNWFGFRREIAAILNKIDMNVDEKSLDNGGGLA; encoded by the coding sequence ATGAAAAGCCGCGAACCGCTAATCAGCAATACCAAATGTGAATGCGGTCATCAGAATCCTGTAGGGACCGTCTTGTGTGAGGCATGCGGGAAACCGCTGGATGAGAAGGACCGTGCCTCCGATGCTAACCTTGAAATGCGCTATGACGGAGTTGCCCGCCGCTCACAGCGTGTGAATCCGGGAATCATCGACAGGGTGTGGAACTTTTTTTCCTCGGTCAAAATAGCGATCTACCTCATTGTCCTGACACTGCTGGGGTCCATGCTGGGCACGATTTTTCCGCAGGAGAGCACCTTCCTCAATATCGATGCTTCAACCTACTACAAACAAACGTACGGAACAGCCGGGGATATTTATTATAAACTCGGCCTTTCGCACACCTACGAATCCTGGTGGTTCGTGACGCTGCTGGTTATGATCGGGGCATCGCTCGTGATCTGCAGTCTGGACCGGGTGCTTCCGCTCTACAAGGCGCTGACCAGACAGAAGATCCGCAAACACAGGCAGTTCCTTACCCGCCAGAAGGTAGTCCTGGTAAAGGAAGTGAACGATGAACCCGAAGCCTGGGTGAACAGCCTGATCGGGCCGCTTAAGCAAAAAGGGTACCGCGTGCGTACGGACGGAGGTTCTCTGCTCGCAGAAAAACACCGTTTCAGCCGCTGGGGGCCTTATGTAATACATATCGGACTTATCATTTTTTTGCTCGCCGTGCTGGCAAGAGGACTGCCGGGACTGAGCATGGACCAGCATCTGGCGTTCCCGCAGGGCGAGATTGTCAAGATACCGGACACCACCTTTTACCTGAAGAATGAGAAGTTTACTGTTGAATTTTATTCGGAGTCTGAAATGCCGGAGGAGTTCCGCGGCCGGAAGATCCTTCCCAAGCTGTACGAGACCCGGGCGGTTCTCTATGAATGCACGGCAGACTGCAGCGATCCTTCCAAAGAGCCCAAACTTAACGAGGTTGCCGCCCACAACATTCAGGTGAACTCGCCGCTTAACTACAAAGGTTTGAAAGCGTATCAGTTTGACTACGACCTGACCCCGGTGCTGCGCTCCGTGCAGCCGGAGCTGGTAAATACCGCAAGCGGAGAATCTTTCGGCAAGTTCAAGCTGGATATGAAAAATCCGCTGCGCAGCTTTGAAGCAGGTCCCTACACCCTGCAGCTCCGGGAGAAGTATATGGACTTCGGGCTGAATGAAGAAGGCCAGCCGATCTCCAAATCGCCTTATCCGAATGCGCCCGCATTTCTTTTTATTATTAAGGGGCCTGAATTACCGGAGGAAGGACAGCAATATTTTTATTTTCCGAAGCAGATTGACAAGGAGCAGTTCCAGCAGCAGGCCATCAACGACAAGCTTGGCGGGGAAGCAAGGTTTCTAGAGCTTGAGGTACAGGACATGAGCGATGTTGATTTTGCGGAATCCACCACCTACCTTAATGTGCGTGTGGACCGGGCAATGCCCTTTGTCTGGATCGGCGCCGCCATCGTAATGCTTGGACTTATTCTCGGATTTTATTGGCAGCACCGCCGCATCTGGCTGAGCCTGGAGAATGGCGAGCTTGTGCTCGGAGGCCACACGAACAAGAACTGGTTCGGCTTCCGCCGTGAGATCGCGGCTATTCTGAACAAGATAGACATGAATGTCGATGAAAAATCATTGGACAACGGGGGAGGCCTCGCATGA
- a CDS encoding redoxin domain-containing protein yields MGKARKPVQIVILFLILLLGGYAIGSSVFGGDGKAREGGKAPSFELLGLDGLVHTLEEYKGKSVVLNFWGSWCAPCIKEMPALQAQWNKWREEGVVVVGVNVGEDQMTVENFVNQVDIDFPVVMDTGRDAVRSYGVSPLPTTYFINTKGRIDSIHIGQLDLGSLDEQIGKLVGQ; encoded by the coding sequence GTGGGCAAAGCGAGAAAGCCGGTTCAAATCGTAATTCTGTTTTTGATACTTTTGCTTGGCGGCTATGCCATCGGCTCTTCCGTGTTCGGAGGAGACGGCAAAGCAAGAGAAGGCGGGAAAGCGCCTTCCTTTGAGCTGCTGGGGCTGGATGGATTGGTCCACACGCTCGAGGAGTATAAGGGCAAGTCGGTTGTGCTTAATTTTTGGGGCTCCTGGTGCGCTCCGTGCATAAAAGAAATGCCTGCCCTGCAGGCCCAGTGGAACAAATGGCGCGAAGAGGGTGTGGTGGTTGTCGGAGTGAATGTCGGCGAGGATCAGATGACCGTTGAGAATTTTGTCAATCAGGTCGATATTGATTTCCCGGTAGTCATGGACACCGGACGCGACGCAGTACGCAGCTATGGCGTGTCACCGCTGCCTACAACTTACTTCATTAATACCAAGGGCAGGATCGACAGCATTCATATTGGTCAGCTGGACCTCGGCTCGCTTGACGAGCAGATCGGAAAGCTGGTGGGACAATGA
- a CDS encoding pseudouridine synthase, with translation MERLQKILAQAGVASRRKCEELILAGKVEVNGELVTTLGTKVDPEQDMIKVSGKSIRGENKIYIMFNKPKGVITSASDDKGRKVVTDYLKGIKERVYPVGRLDYDTEGLLLLTNDGEFANLLTHPKHHVPKTYLATVKGVPHGSALDKLKAGIKLEDGMTAPAEVEYKDVDEANKESVISITIHEGRNRQVRRMFEAISHPVIRLKRISFGDILLQNLKRGSYRHLTKDEINHLQQIAKAGALKTNQTRKDT, from the coding sequence ATGGAAAGATTACAGAAAATTCTGGCGCAAGCAGGAGTAGCGTCCAGACGCAAATGTGAAGAACTGATTTTAGCCGGTAAAGTGGAAGTCAACGGGGAACTCGTAACTACGCTTGGAACGAAGGTGGACCCCGAACAAGATATGATCAAGGTCTCCGGTAAATCGATCCGGGGCGAGAACAAGATCTACATTATGTTCAATAAGCCCAAAGGCGTAATCACCAGCGCATCCGATGATAAAGGCCGCAAAGTGGTTACGGATTACCTGAAAGGCATCAAAGAGCGCGTATACCCTGTAGGCCGTCTGGACTATGATACGGAAGGATTACTGCTGCTGACCAATGACGGAGAGTTTGCGAATCTGCTCACGCATCCGAAGCATCATGTTCCAAAGACGTATCTGGCTACGGTCAAGGGTGTGCCGCACGGCAGCGCACTGGACAAGCTGAAGGCAGGCATTAAGCTGGAAGACGGCATGACCGCTCCGGCTGAAGTCGAGTACAAGGATGTAGATGAAGCCAATAAGGAATCGGTGATCAGCATCACCATCCATGAAGGCCGCAACCGTCAGGTCCGGCGGATGTTCGAAGCAATCTCCCACCCTGTAATCCGTCTGAAGCGGATCTCCTTCGGAGACATTCTGCTGCAAAATCTCAAACGCGGCTCTTACCGCCATTTGACCAAGGATGAAATCAATCATCTGCAGCAAATCGCCAAGGCCGGGGCTTTAAAGACAAATCAGACACGCAAAGACACATAA
- a CDS encoding N-acetylmuramoyl-L-alanine amidase, producing the protein MEYKGFILHHSRCPSINGKGFDFWVGKDGGIYAAPLMTDPDYIHVCLEGNYDDEGSVPPHADRKEQLFAAGKLLLELAARYHISPLLVEPHTKSCPGAFFPWNELVIYASDGYH; encoded by the coding sequence ATGGAATACAAAGGTTTTATTCTGCATCATTCCCGCTGCCCGTCGATTAATGGCAAGGGTTTTGACTTTTGGGTCGGAAAAGACGGCGGGATTTATGCCGCGCCGCTTATGACGGATCCGGACTATATCCATGTATGTCTCGAAGGGAATTATGATGATGAGGGCAGTGTTCCGCCGCATGCTGACCGCAAAGAGCAGCTGTTTGCGGCAGGCAAGCTGCTGCTGGAGCTGGCTGCACGCTATCATATTTCGCCTTTGCTGGTAGAGCCGCATACCAAATCTTGTCCGGGAGCATTTTTTCCATGGAATGAACTTGTGATTTATGCCTCTGATGGTTATCATTAA
- a CDS encoding spore maturation protein — MFQLISLISAWAIPVMITFIPLYAFTRKVPVYESFVEGAKDGFGTAIAIIPHLVGMLVAISVFRASGALDFLMGFIAPALEGLGVPAEVLPLGLLRPLTGTGSLAYTTDLIRVHGPDSLIGMIASTIQGSTDTTLYVLTVYFGAVGIRNGRYALKVGLFSDVIGFIAAIAVCLLVFG, encoded by the coding sequence TTGTTCCAGCTAATCAGCCTGATTTCGGCCTGGGCGATTCCGGTGATGATCACGTTTATTCCGCTTTATGCTTTTACGCGGAAGGTGCCGGTCTATGAATCCTTCGTAGAAGGGGCAAAGGACGGCTTTGGCACAGCCATCGCTATTATTCCGCATCTTGTCGGCATGCTTGTGGCTATAAGCGTGTTCCGCGCTTCCGGTGCGCTTGATTTCCTGATGGGCTTTATTGCGCCTGCGCTGGAGGGACTGGGAGTGCCTGCGGAAGTGCTGCCGCTCGGCCTGCTGCGTCCGCTGACAGGCACCGGCTCACTCGCCTACACCACTGATCTGATCCGCGTCCACGGCCCGGACTCCCTGATCGGGATGATCGCCTCCACCATCCAGGGAAGTACGGACACCACACTGTACGTCCTTACCGTCTACTTCGGCGCCGTAGGCATCCGCAACGGGCGCTACGCCCTGAAGGTCGGCTTGTTCTCCGACGTCATCGGCTTTATCGCGGCTATTGCGGTTTGTTTGCTGGTGTTCGGGTAG
- a CDS encoding nucleoside recognition domain-containing protein yields the protein MINGIWLGMIVIGFIFAAVNGRMDAFTAAVFDGAKNGVTVSFGLISVLVFWMGMMRVAEDAGLLKKIARVLGPVVSFLFPDVPKGHPAIGYILSNMSANLLGLGNAATPMGIKAMQELQTLNPDKETATPAMCTLLALNTASITLIPATLIAIRLNYGSADPAGIVGTTLAATAVATLAAIAADRLFRRLTLLRRPPKPPAVKPGDSARGSTALPHTSVKG from the coding sequence ATGATTAATGGGATTTGGCTGGGGATGATTGTCATCGGCTTCATCTTCGCGGCTGTAAACGGCAGGATGGACGCTTTTACAGCTGCTGTATTCGATGGTGCAAAGAACGGGGTCACTGTAAGCTTCGGCCTGATTAGCGTCCTTGTGTTCTGGATGGGAATGATGCGGGTGGCTGAGGATGCGGGGCTGCTGAAAAAAATCGCCAGAGTGCTTGGACCCGTAGTGTCCTTTCTGTTCCCCGATGTTCCAAAAGGCCATCCCGCTATCGGCTATATCCTCTCCAATATGAGCGCTAATCTGCTGGGTCTTGGCAATGCGGCAACCCCTATGGGAATCAAGGCGATGCAGGAGCTGCAGACGCTGAATCCTGACAAGGAAACTGCAACACCGGCCATGTGTACGCTGCTTGCGCTGAACACAGCCAGCATCACCCTGATTCCCGCTACGCTGATCGCAATCCGTCTGAATTACGGCTCGGCAGATCCGGCAGGCATTGTCGGCACCACGCTTGCAGCTACCGCTGTGGCGACGCTCGCCGCCATTGCGGCAGACAGGCTGTTCCGCCGTCTGACACTGCTGCGCAGGCCGCCGAAGCCGCCTGCAGTGAAGCCCGGGGATTCCGCCAGAGGAAGTACTGCGCTCCCGCATACTTCAGTGAAGGGGTGA